A region of Methyloversatilis discipulorum DNA encodes the following proteins:
- a CDS encoding TIGR00645 family protein: protein MTNLGRVLKSLIFASRWLQAPLYFGLIVAQAVYVYLFMVELSHLIHKIGNLTETDIMLIVLGLIDVVMIANLLIMVIVGGYETFVSRLNLEDHPDQPEWLSHVNAGVLKVKLATALIGISAIHLLKTFINAGQLDDRVVLWQVVIHMVFVVSAMAMAYTDKLMTQTLVLNKAHH, encoded by the coding sequence ATGACTAATCTTGGACGTGTTCTAAAAAGCCTCATCTTTGCCAGTCGCTGGCTGCAGGCCCCGCTCTACTTCGGACTGATCGTCGCCCAGGCGGTGTACGTCTATCTGTTCATGGTCGAGCTGTCGCACCTGATCCACAAGATCGGCAACCTGACCGAAACCGACATCATGCTCATCGTTCTGGGCCTGATCGACGTGGTGATGATTGCCAACCTGCTCATCATGGTCATCGTCGGTGGCTACGAAACCTTCGTGTCGCGGCTGAACCTGGAAGACCACCCGGACCAGCCCGAGTGGCTGTCGCACGTCAACGCCGGCGTGCTGAAGGTGAAGCTGGCCACCGCCCTGATCGGCATTTCGGCCATCCACCTGCTGAAAACCTTCATCAACGCCGGCCAGCTCGACGACCGCGTCGTGCTGTGGCAGGTGGTGATCCACATGGTGTTCGTCGTGTCGGCCATGGCCATGGCCTACACCGACAAGCTGATGACGCAGACGCTGGTGCTCAACAAGGCGCACCACTGA
- the acs gene encoding acetate--CoA ligase → MSEATEVRVYQPSQDMVSNAAVSGMDAYKALCAEAERDYEGYWARLAREHVTWQTPFTRTLNEDNRPFFKWFEDGKLNVSYNCLDRNIEAGLGDKTAIIFEADDGTVTRVSYSDLLVRVSRLANALRSKGVKKGDRVVIYLPMSIEGIVAMQACARIGATHSVVFGGFSAQSLRDRISDAGAVMLITADEQCRGGKNIPLKPIVDEAFGMGGCESCKTVIVYKRTGGACNMVAGRDVWLHEALEGQADTCEPEWVEAEHPLFLLYTSGSTGKPKGVQHSSGGYLLHAILTMKWTFDIKPSDVFWCTADIGWVTGHTYITYGPLACGSTEIVFEGVPTYPDAGRFWKMIQDHKVTVFYTAPTAIRSLIKAADANDAVHPKSYDLSSLRILGSVGEPINPAAWEWYYQNVGGSRCPIVDTFWQTETGGHMITPLPGATPMVPGSCTLPFPGIQAAIVDETGNDVPWGQGGILVVKKPWPSMIRTIYGDPDRFVKSYYPADFQGRYYLAGDGAIRDAKTGYFTITGRIDDVLNVSGHRMGTMEIESALVAHPLVAEAAVVGRPDDLTGEAICAFVVLKRSRPTGDEAKQIANELRNWVGKEIGPIAKPKDLRFGDNLPKTRSGKIMRRLLRSIAKGEQITQDTSTLENPAILDQLAQTL, encoded by the coding sequence ATGTCTGAAGCTACGGAAGTTCGCGTGTACCAGCCCTCGCAAGACATGGTGAGCAATGCCGCCGTGTCCGGCATGGATGCCTACAAGGCTCTGTGCGCCGAGGCGGAACGCGACTATGAGGGGTACTGGGCTCGTCTGGCTCGCGAGCATGTGACCTGGCAGACGCCGTTCACGCGTACCCTGAATGAAGACAATCGCCCGTTCTTCAAGTGGTTCGAAGACGGCAAGCTGAACGTGTCCTACAACTGCCTGGACCGCAATATCGAAGCGGGTCTGGGCGACAAGACCGCGATCATCTTCGAAGCGGACGACGGCACCGTCACCCGCGTCAGCTACAGCGACCTGCTGGTGCGCGTCAGCCGCCTGGCCAACGCGCTGCGTTCGAAGGGCGTCAAGAAGGGTGACCGCGTCGTCATCTACCTGCCGATGTCGATCGAAGGCATCGTCGCGATGCAGGCCTGCGCCCGCATCGGCGCCACCCACTCGGTGGTGTTCGGCGGCTTCTCCGCCCAGTCGCTGCGCGACCGCATCAGCGACGCCGGCGCGGTCATGCTGATTACCGCCGACGAACAGTGCCGCGGCGGCAAGAACATCCCGCTCAAGCCCATCGTCGACGAAGCCTTCGGCATGGGCGGCTGCGAATCGTGCAAGACGGTCATCGTCTACAAGCGCACCGGCGGCGCCTGCAACATGGTTGCCGGCCGCGACGTGTGGCTGCACGAGGCGCTCGAAGGCCAGGCCGACACCTGCGAACCGGAATGGGTCGAGGCGGAACACCCGCTGTTCCTGCTCTACACCTCGGGTTCGACCGGCAAGCCGAAGGGCGTCCAGCACTCGTCCGGCGGCTACCTGCTGCACGCTATCCTGACGATGAAGTGGACCTTCGACATCAAGCCCTCCGATGTCTTCTGGTGTACCGCCGACATCGGCTGGGTCACCGGCCACACCTACATCACCTACGGCCCGCTGGCCTGCGGTTCGACCGAAATCGTGTTCGAAGGCGTGCCGACCTACCCGGACGCCGGCCGCTTCTGGAAGATGATCCAGGACCACAAGGTGACCGTGTTCTACACCGCGCCGACCGCCATCCGCTCGCTGATCAAGGCGGCCGATGCGAACGACGCCGTGCACCCGAAGAGCTACGACCTGTCGTCGCTGCGCATCCTCGGTTCGGTCGGCGAGCCGATCAATCCGGCGGCCTGGGAGTGGTACTACCAGAACGTCGGCGGCAGCCGTTGCCCCATCGTCGATACCTTCTGGCAGACCGAAACCGGCGGCCACATGATCACGCCGCTGCCGGGCGCCACGCCGATGGTGCCGGGTTCGTGCACGCTGCCCTTCCCGGGCATCCAGGCCGCCATCGTCGACGAAACCGGCAATGACGTACCTTGGGGCCAGGGCGGCATCCTGGTGGTCAAGAAGCCGTGGCCGTCGATGATCCGCACCATCTACGGTGATCCGGACCGCTTCGTGAAGAGCTACTACCCGGCCGACTTCCAGGGTCGTTACTACCTGGCGGGCGACGGCGCGATCCGCGACGCGAAGACCGGCTACTTCACCATCACCGGCCGTATCGACGACGTGCTGAACGTGTCGGGTCACCGCATGGGCACGATGGAGATCGAGTCGGCGCTGGTGGCGCACCCGCTGGTGGCCGAAGCTGCCGTGGTGGGTCGTCCGGACGATCTGACCGGCGAAGCCATCTGCGCCTTCGTCGTGCTGAAGCGTTCGCGTCCGACCGGCGACGAAGCCAAGCAGATCGCCAACGAGCTGCGCAACTGGGTGGGCAAGGAGATCGGTCCGATCGCCAAGCCGAAGGATCTGCGTTTCGGTGACAACCTGCCGAAGACCCGCTCGGGCAAGATCATGCGCCGCCTGCTGCGCTCGATCGCCAAGGGCGAGCAGATCACGCAGGACACCTCGACGCTGGAAAATCCGGCCATCCTCGATCAGCTGGCGCAAACCCTCTGA
- a CDS encoding DUF4212 domain-containing protein: MQLSERHREYWRRNLRITAVLLAIWFLVTFVPVYFARSLNEITFLGWPLAFYMGAQGALIVYVIIIGYYARVMNRLDREYGVSEDR, encoded by the coding sequence ATGCAGTTGTCAGAACGGCACCGCGAATACTGGCGCCGGAATCTTCGCATCACCGCCGTTCTGCTGGCGATCTGGTTCCTGGTCACCTTCGTGCCGGTCTATTTCGCGCGTTCGCTGAACGAAATCACCTTCCTCGGCTGGCCGCTCGCCTTCTACATGGGGGCGCAGGGCGCGCTCATCGTCTATGTGATCATCATCGGCTACTACGCGCGCGTGATGAACCGGCTCGATCGTGAGTACGGCGTGAGCGAGGACCGCTGA
- a CDS encoding cation:proton antiporter, whose translation MIFEAGRIFTLVGWPAVLLLAWLAGEIFHRGLAIPRVCAYSLAGIVYAAWGGAPHDAETRAAMSFLANFSLALFLFELGHRINLRWLVTNYWLTLTGIAESLLTFVVVRAIALAMGQSPEIAMVLGALSVATSPAALVRVVNDLRGSGQVTERALHLCAINCLISVLLMKGAIGYWQLLASGSVVSAVWNSAAILAVSVGCGILVGVPLPWLLRRLRADERGVTIVFALAVMLVTLLTQGVNVSPLLAALTLGVLMRRKRLVLTPAQRNFGVLGELLTLFLFVFVAGMATWPTTAAGLALAVLLSLGRIAAKMSATAAFAHVSGTSTRKGALTGLALAPLSTFALLLLEYSRTAGFGLADSALSAIAGMVIVMEFIGPVFAQWALVLAGEAQRTENA comes from the coding sequence ATGATCTTCGAAGCAGGTCGCATATTCACGCTGGTCGGCTGGCCGGCCGTTCTTCTGCTCGCCTGGCTGGCCGGCGAGATCTTCCATCGCGGGCTGGCGATACCGCGCGTCTGCGCCTATTCGCTCGCCGGCATCGTCTACGCCGCCTGGGGCGGCGCGCCACATGACGCCGAAACCCGGGCCGCCATGTCCTTCCTGGCCAATTTCTCGCTCGCGCTGTTCCTGTTCGAGCTGGGTCACCGCATCAACCTGCGCTGGCTGGTGACCAACTACTGGCTCACGCTGACCGGCATTGCCGAATCGCTGCTCACCTTCGTCGTGGTGCGCGCCATCGCCCTTGCAATGGGCCAGTCGCCGGAAATTGCCATGGTGCTCGGCGCGCTGTCGGTGGCGACCTCGCCTGCGGCCTTGGTACGCGTGGTGAACGATCTGCGCGGCTCCGGCCAGGTGACCGAACGCGCGCTGCATCTGTGCGCCATCAACTGCCTGATTTCAGTGCTGCTGATGAAAGGCGCGATCGGCTACTGGCAATTACTGGCGTCGGGCAGCGTGGTCAGCGCGGTGTGGAACAGCGCCGCCATCCTCGCCGTATCGGTCGGCTGCGGCATCCTGGTCGGCGTGCCGCTGCCCTGGCTGCTGCGCCGGCTGCGCGCCGACGAGCGCGGCGTCACCATCGTGTTCGCGCTGGCGGTCATGCTGGTCACGCTGCTCACCCAGGGCGTCAACGTATCGCCTCTGCTCGCCGCGCTGACGCTGGGCGTGCTGATGCGCCGCAAGCGCCTGGTGCTGACGCCGGCGCAGCGCAACTTCGGCGTGCTGGGCGAACTGCTGACGCTGTTCCTGTTCGTATTCGTCGCCGGCATGGCGACCTGGCCGACCACCGCCGCCGGCCTGGCACTGGCCGTGCTGCTGTCGCTCGGCCGCATTGCGGCGAAGATGAGCGCCACCGCCGCCTTTGCGCACGTGAGCGGCACCAGCACACGCAAGGGCGCACTGACCGGACTGGCGCTGGCGCCGCTGTCCACCTTCGCTTTGCTGCTGCTGGAATACAGCCGCACCGCCGGTTTCGGTCTCGCCGACAGCGCGCTGTCGGCCATCGCCGGCATGGTGATCGTGATGGAATTCATCGGGCCGGTGTTCGCCCAGTGGGCGCTGGTGCTGGCCGGCGAAGCACAGAGGACGGAGAACGCCTGA
- a CDS encoding YbdK family carboxylate-amine ligase translates to MPLETFHASSALSMGVELELQLVGEHDRDLASAAADLLELAQRQTFPGDIKPEMTDSMIEVATGIHDSHATLLAQLRLMRDALVKDATRLNVSLCGGGTHPFQQWSERRIFSAPRFQQLSGLYGYLAKQFTVFGQHVHIGMPDPDSALRVLHALGRYVPHFIALSASSPFSQGSDTLFDSARLNSVFAFPLSGRAPFVLEWSRFERDYFARMEDTGIVRSMKDFYWDIRPKPEYGTIELRVCDTPLGVDRAAQIAVYLQALCRLILSGEDPEPVEDDYLVYTYNRFQACRFGLDGLIVHPRSHAALPLRDDIAATLERLAPHADALRSSDALDALHRMVRGGGNDATRLRAVHARTRNLLAVVDDAVAAFAQ, encoded by the coding sequence ATGCCGCTCGAAACCTTTCACGCCTCGTCGGCGCTCAGCATGGGCGTCGAACTCGAACTGCAGCTGGTCGGCGAACACGACCGCGACCTCGCGTCGGCCGCGGCCGACCTGCTGGAACTGGCACAGCGCCAGACCTTTCCCGGCGACATCAAGCCGGAAATGACCGACAGCATGATAGAGGTGGCCACCGGCATCCACGACAGCCACGCCACACTGCTCGCTCAATTGCGCCTGATGCGCGATGCGCTGGTGAAGGATGCGACACGGCTCAATGTATCGCTGTGCGGCGGCGGTACCCACCCGTTCCAGCAGTGGTCGGAACGGCGCATCTTCTCGGCCCCGCGCTTCCAGCAGCTGTCCGGCCTCTACGGTTATCTGGCCAAGCAGTTCACGGTGTTCGGTCAGCATGTGCACATCGGCATGCCCGATCCGGACAGTGCGCTGCGCGTGCTGCACGCGCTCGGACGCTATGTGCCGCACTTCATCGCACTGTCCGCCTCGTCGCCCTTTTCGCAGGGCAGCGACACGCTGTTCGACTCGGCCCGGCTGAATTCGGTATTCGCCTTCCCGCTCAGCGGCCGCGCGCCCTTCGTGCTCGAATGGTCGCGCTTCGAGCGCGACTACTTCGCACGGATGGAGGACACCGGCATCGTGCGCAGCATGAAGGATTTCTACTGGGACATCCGGCCCAAGCCCGAGTACGGCACGATAGAACTGCGCGTCTGCGACACGCCGCTGGGCGTCGATCGGGCAGCGCAGATCGCGGTTTACCTGCAGGCGCTGTGCCGGCTCATCCTGTCCGGCGAAGACCCTGAACCGGTCGAGGACGACTATCTCGTGTACACCTACAACCGCTTCCAGGCCTGCCGCTTCGGTCTCGACGGGCTGATCGTGCATCCGCGCAGCCACGCAGCGCTGCCGCTGCGCGACGACATCGCCGCCACGCTCGAACGGCTGGCGCCGCACGCCGACGCACTGCGTTCGTCGGACGCACTGGACGCGCTGCACCGCATGGTCCGCGGCGGCGGCAACGACGCCACGCGACTGCGCGCGGTGCACGCCCGCACACGCAACCTGCTGGCGGTGGTCGACGACGCGGTCGCCGCCTTCGCCCAGTGA
- a CDS encoding fumarate hydratase — protein sequence MSQPIRQDDFIQSIADAFQFISCYHPLDFIQALGAAYEREQSPAARDAIAQILTNSRMCAEGKRPICQDTGIAVVFLKVGMNVRWDASMSVTDMVNEGVRRAYMHPDNTLRASVLLDPAGARKNSKDNTPAVIHYEIVPGDHVEVICAAKGGGSENKSKMVMLNPSDSIVDWVLKTVPTMGAGWCPPGMLGIGIGGTPEKAMLLAKESLMEPVNIQIVADKAARGEKLTRIEELRLELMEKVNALGIGAQGLGGLSTVLDVKILDYPTHAASLPVAMIPNCAATRHVHFHLDGSGPAKLEPPRLEDWPAVTWQADTKTSKRVDLNTLTPEEVASWKPGQTLLLNGRMLTGRDAAHKRIADMLARGEKLPVDFTNRVIYYVGPVDPVRDEVVGPAGPTTATRMDKFTEMMLAQTGLISMVGKSERGPAAIEAIRTHKSAYLMAVGGAAYLVSKAIKAAKVVGFEDLGMEAIYEFDVVDMPVTVAVDSGGTSVHETGPKEWQAKIGKIPVATA from the coding sequence ATGAGCCAACCCATCCGCCAGGACGACTTCATCCAGTCCATCGCCGACGCCTTCCAGTTCATTTCCTGTTATCACCCGCTCGACTTCATCCAGGCACTGGGTGCGGCCTACGAGCGGGAACAGTCGCCGGCGGCACGGGACGCGATCGCGCAGATCCTGACCAACTCGCGCATGTGCGCCGAGGGCAAGCGCCCGATCTGCCAGGACACGGGGATCGCCGTGGTCTTTCTGAAGGTGGGCATGAATGTACGCTGGGATGCGTCGATGAGCGTGACCGACATGGTCAATGAAGGCGTGCGCCGCGCCTACATGCACCCGGACAACACGCTGCGCGCCTCGGTGCTGCTCGACCCGGCCGGCGCCCGCAAGAACTCGAAGGACAACACGCCGGCGGTCATCCACTACGAAATCGTGCCGGGTGACCACGTCGAAGTAATCTGCGCGGCCAAGGGCGGCGGCTCGGAGAACAAGTCCAAGATGGTCATGCTGAACCCGTCCGATTCCATCGTGGACTGGGTGCTGAAGACGGTGCCGACCATGGGTGCCGGCTGGTGCCCGCCGGGCATGCTGGGCATCGGCATCGGCGGCACGCCGGAAAAGGCCATGCTGCTGGCCAAGGAATCGCTGATGGAGCCGGTGAACATCCAGATCGTCGCCGACAAGGCGGCGCGTGGCGAAAAGCTCACGCGCATCGAGGAACTGCGGCTGGAGCTGATGGAGAAGGTGAACGCGCTGGGTATCGGCGCACAGGGCCTGGGCGGCCTCTCCACCGTGCTCGACGTGAAGATTCTCGACTACCCGACGCACGCCGCCTCGCTGCCGGTGGCGATGATTCCGAACTGCGCGGCGACCCGCCACGTGCATTTCCACCTCGACGGCTCCGGCCCGGCGAAGCTCGAACCGCCGCGCCTCGAAGACTGGCCGGCGGTGACCTGGCAGGCCGACACCAAAACCTCGAAGCGGGTCGACCTGAACACGCTCACGCCGGAAGAGGTCGCCTCGTGGAAGCCGGGCCAGACCCTGCTGCTGAACGGCAGGATGCTGACCGGCCGCGACGCCGCGCACAAGCGCATCGCCGACATGCTGGCCCGCGGCGAAAAGCTGCCGGTCGATTTCACCAACCGCGTCATCTACTACGTCGGCCCGGTCGATCCGGTGCGCGACGAAGTGGTCGGCCCGGCCGGTCCGACCACGGCCACCCGCATGGACAAGTTCACCGAGATGATGCTGGCGCAGACCGGCCTCATTTCGATGGTGGGCAAGTCGGAGCGCGGCCCGGCGGCAATCGAGGCCATCCGCACGCACAAGAGCGCCTACCTGATGGCGGTCGGCGGCGCCGCCTACCTGGTGTCGAAAGCGATCAAGGCTGCGAAGGTGGTCGGCTTCGAGGACCTCGGCATGGAAGCGATCTACGAGTTCGACGTGGTCGACATGCCGGTCACCGTCGCCGTTGACTCCGGCGGCACCTCGGTGCACGAAACCGGTCCGAAGGAATGGCAGGCGAAGATCGGGAAGATTCCTGTCGCCACCGCGTGA
- a CDS encoding DUF294 nucleotidyltransferase-like domain-containing protein — translation MSAADTTPTSGPPLGGPDLHLPLHRLIRRAAVCVPADASLREALTRMNDERVGSVLVTEAGRAVGILTLPDLPGRVLLPGLSLDTPVARVMSSPLHVLDADCSGEDAARLMARHDVRHIAVTDHDQRVLGVIAQNDLYARLRSDIRSLAGRIHAAGDIDALEDAARAVRRFGLAELSDGCSAEALTLHLSALNDALTARAIDLVRAAHPDGAVFDRVRWCWLAFGSEGRMEQTFCTDQDNGLVFETPPGVAADDVRPALLRVAGDINRALARLGFPLCEGGVMAGQPRCCLSLDEWRQAFVDWIAEPQPEALLAANIFFDLRSLHGDAALADALLTEQVVQAAAGTRFLRLMAQNAMRARVPLGLLGRFRVDDARDAPHTLDLKAGGARIFADCARLLALRDGVAARSTSARLRALARQGGLAGDDVEAMIRAFFFIQQLRLLHQGESASAGAHPAANRVDPRALNALDRAVLKQALVQAQRLLDRVRVDWQLP, via the coding sequence ATGAGTGCCGCTGACACCACACCGACCTCCGGCCCGCCGCTCGGCGGGCCGGATCTCCACCTTCCCCTGCATCGCCTGATCCGTCGCGCAGCCGTCTGCGTGCCTGCGGATGCGTCGTTGCGCGAAGCGTTGACGCGCATGAACGACGAGCGTGTCGGTTCGGTACTGGTGACCGAGGCGGGGCGTGCGGTCGGCATCCTGACGCTGCCCGATCTGCCGGGGCGCGTGCTACTGCCCGGCCTGTCGCTCGACACCCCGGTAGCGCGAGTAATGAGCAGCCCACTGCATGTGCTCGACGCCGATTGCAGCGGCGAAGACGCGGCGCGACTGATGGCTCGCCACGACGTGCGCCACATCGCGGTGACCGATCACGACCAGCGCGTGCTCGGCGTGATTGCGCAGAACGATCTGTACGCGCGGCTGCGCAGCGACATCCGCTCGCTCGCCGGTCGCATCCACGCGGCGGGCGATATCGACGCGCTGGAAGACGCCGCGCGCGCGGTGCGTCGTTTCGGCCTGGCCGAGTTGAGCGACGGCTGTTCGGCCGAGGCGCTGACGCTGCACCTGTCTGCGCTGAACGACGCGTTGACCGCACGCGCCATCGATCTGGTGCGCGCCGCGCACCCGGACGGCGCGGTGTTCGACCGCGTGCGCTGGTGCTGGCTGGCCTTCGGTTCGGAAGGGCGGATGGAACAGACCTTCTGCACCGATCAGGACAACGGACTGGTGTTCGAGACGCCGCCCGGTGTTGCCGCGGACGATGTGCGACCGGCACTGCTGCGTGTCGCCGGTGACATCAACCGTGCGCTCGCACGGCTCGGCTTTCCGCTGTGCGAGGGTGGCGTGATGGCCGGTCAGCCCCGCTGTTGCCTGTCGCTCGACGAATGGCGCCAGGCCTTCGTCGACTGGATCGCCGAACCGCAGCCCGAGGCGCTGCTCGCGGCCAACATCTTCTTCGATCTGCGGTCGCTGCACGGTGATGCCGCACTGGCCGACGCGCTGCTGACGGAGCAGGTGGTCCAGGCGGCTGCCGGCACCCGCTTCCTGCGTCTGATGGCACAGAACGCGATGCGCGCACGCGTGCCGCTGGGCCTGCTGGGGCGCTTCCGCGTCGACGACGCGCGCGATGCGCCGCACACACTGGATCTGAAGGCGGGGGGCGCACGCATCTTTGCCGACTGCGCGCGGCTGCTGGCCCTGCGCGACGGCGTCGCAGCGCGCTCGACCAGTGCGCGGCTGCGGGCGCTGGCGCGGCAGGGCGGGCTGGCCGGCGACGATGTCGAGGCGATGATCCGCGCCTTTTTCTTCATCCAGCAACTGCGGCTGCTGCACCAGGGCGAGAGCGCGTCAGCCGGTGCGCATCCGGCGGCAAACCGCGTCGACCCGCGTGCGCTGAATGCGCTCGACCGGGCCGTGCTGAAGCAGGCGCTGGTCCAGGCGCAGCGTCTGCTCGACCGCGTCCGTGTCGACTGGCAGCTACCCTGA